The genome window TGGTAGTCGTCGGAATAGGACACGAGAATGCAATCGTGTCCTTTCGCTCGCTGCACCCGCGTAAACACATCCGCCGACAGGAAAGGTCCGGCGATATGCCCGATATGCAAGTCGCCGTTGGGTGTCGGAGGCGTGACGGAAACGATCAGTCTAGGCATGACACGCTTCCGGGTTCTTCTTCATTTCCTCCAGATATTCCCGGGCGTGCGGCTCATCCCACCAAACCACGTAGAAATGAAAGTCCTCATCCGTATTATTCTCGACGTAGTGATCGACATGCTTGGGAATTGCAGCGATGTCGCCCTGACCGAATTCATGGGATTTGTCATCAACAACCAGCGTCGCGGAGCCCTTGATTGCGATGAAGATTTCCTGATCGATCTGAGTGTGCGAGTCGCTGACCGTGCCCGGCCGAACGACACACCAAGCACCACTGAACGGCATCGGGTAGTTCTCCCATGGCCGCAACCGGGATCCGTCCAGTCCGTATTCGTGCTTAAGACCGGACCAATCCATGGATCGAAAGATCGTGAAGTCAGCCATTGTTGTCACCTTCCCACTGATACGACGTGATATTTTCCGACGCCGGCCAACCAGCGCCGCCGGCTTGCGCCCGCCTGCAAGTGTCTTGATGAAAACCCGCAGGCACACCGGTCGGGCCTGACCGGTCGCTAGACAAAGTCCTCCCGTTGATAGGACTCGAGATCCGCGTATTTGATGTAGATCTCCTCGTCCGCCGCGATGTCTCTGGTGGTCACCGCCAGAACGCGAGGAAAGGGTTCGCCCGACTTCCAGTCGAGCCGGCAGTTCTCCTCGTTCGAGTGATTGATGATCGAGGACGCCCCGAAAGCGAGTTGCAGGCCTCGCTCGCCCTGCTCCTTCAATAGCGGGTCACGATCGGCAAACAGATGATTGCGCAGAGATGTGGCGCAAACGACCTGCGCATCGTGAGAGCCGATCCTGCGACAAAGATCCTGCAGGATGACCGTCCCCGCCTCGATCTGGCGCCGCGCAAACACTCCGACCCCCCGGCCCGGCGAAGACCGGTAGCTGCAATACCGATTGACGACCATTTCCACCCTGCCTGGCATTGCAATCCTTGGTGAACTTTGCAAATTAATACACCAATAAGTATGCATACCCCGCGAGCCCGGCGCAAGAAACTTCTATTTATAATTGCAAAATAATAATCCACACCTTTCACGTGCTTTGGAGATTGTCGTAGCGGCACGCTCCACCCGGCCACAGTCAAGCCTGCGATGAATGCGGCTTTTTGATGCGCCGCTCCCGACATTGAGTATGAGCAAACACAAACACTGTCTTTTTGCTCTTCATCGACATCAGCGCACCCGATGACGTGATCCCGTTAGGTCGCGTCGAAACGCCGGACAAACCCGTCGGCAACATCTCGAGTGAGACTGAAGCGGCCATCGACACCTGCCCTGACGCAGGCCGTTTTAATGAGAGACCCTGACATGTCGCACCATCGGCTCGAGCGACGCCTGGCGAATGTTCGCGTGAACGTCCGCATCTTCATTCGACACCTCCCCGTCCCGATCGCGATCTGGAGCGGAGCTCCCCCTTTTTCAAGACACTCAGGCTACAGGTTGAAAAAAACAACTTTTAATAATCATATTAGACTCTATGCATTTTATAGGTGTAGTATCCAAAATCGGACGGTACAGCACAGGAGATGACATTGGTCATGAGAAATGTCGCAATCGTCGCAAAACAAGAAATTGGAAATATTGCCAATACTCTTGTTGATGAAGCTGCAAACTCATTGCGTGAATGTACAAACCTCGTCGCAGCCACAAATCGCCCATCCGACTACGTCTTGAATTGCATGAGACAGGCAACCGACTCTGTTCAGCTCGAAGGGCACTGCGGCAAGCGTTTTCATGAGGGGGCAGGTGCCTATGACGAGGTCGAACGCTACTGCATCAAGAGCGCTTCCGAATTGTTTGGCGCAACGCACGCGTCCGTGCAGGCATGGCGATGCACGAACGGGTTGCTGAGCGTCACCCGGGCACTTGCCAAACCTGGTGAAAAGGTTCTCGGTCTTGAGTGTGCCAGCGGCGGATATTATGCAACATCGACCAAGGCGCACCTGATCGGAAAACTATACGATGTTGCGACGTACACGGTGTCGGAAACCACCCTTCGGCTCGACTACGACCTGATCAGGGACCGTGCTCGAAAAGAACGCCCCAGGATCATTTTCGCGGGCGACACAAGCTACTCGCGTGACTGGAATTGGGCGGCAATGCGCGACATTGCCGATGAGGTCGGCGCATACCTTGTCGCCGACGTCTCGCAGGTTGCCGGACTGATTGTCGGCAACGCCTTTTCGTCCCCGGTTCAGTTTGCCGACGTCACGCTTTTTGCAACCTACAAAACGTTTCGCGGACCGCACGGTTGCATTGTCCTGACCAATTCCGCTGAGATATGGAAGGCAATCCGGAGCCGCCTCTACCCGGAACTTCAAGGGAGCGTGGTGGCCTCAACGCTTGCCGGCCTTGCCGCCACACTGGAAGAAGCAGGCACCCTCGAATATGCCGAATACCAGCATCGAACAGTTGACCTGAGCCGGCGGTTGGCTAAGGGCGTTGCCGCTCAGGGTGTGGAGATCGTGACTGGCGGGACGGACAATCACGGGTTCATTGCCGTCGTTCCGGCCGAATGCCGCGCCAGTGCCGCCGACGCATGCGGGATGCTTTCGCAACAAGGCATCCTGACCAACAAGACGCCAATCCCCTTCGATCGCCGGTCACTGCTTGAGTCAAGCGGCGTTCGGATCGGCGCGTCTTTTGTCGCGAATCTCGAGATCAGCAACGACGAGATCGACAGCATTGCGGGCTGCATTGGGAGAACGATCAGGTCTCTTCATTGATCACCATGCGGATATTATTGGTGCGATAATGAAATTGAAAAATATCTTGGTCTGGTCAATACCGCGAAGCCGATCTACTGCGTTCGAGCGCTCGGTAATGCAGCGCCACGATCTGACAGTTTTGCATGAGACCCTGTCGGCGCCTTACCTCGAATTGCACTCCAGAAGGCGCGCCAAAAAAATTGCGACGGCCAGACAGGAACAGGATTTGCCATCGGGCGAAGAGGATTATGTTGCAGCTTTGAACGCCTTGGCGGTTACGTCAAAGGGCCGTGTGACCCTGTCGAAGGAACTGATTTGCTTCTTCGATACCGCACAGATCGAGGATGCCTGGCTTCGGCATTTCGCTCACGTCTTTCTGGTGCGCGATCCGGCAGCGGCATTGCGTTCATTGTGGCGCGTGTCATGCGCGGGACCAACCACCTATTATGATCCGAACGAGGTCGACTACGCGCGCATGCGCAACGTCTACAGCCGCGTCGTCGATGCCTGCGGAATGAACTCTGCCATGGTGCTTGAGGCGGATGACGACCTGCTCGCCGACACCGAAAACGCGTTGCGACGGTTCTGTGAATTCGCAGGCCTGGATTTCTGCCCGGCTATGCTCGAATGGAAAGCAGAAGACGTCCAGCCCTGGAACGTCTGGAAGGGCTGGCACGATGACGCCGCGAAATCGTCCGGTTTCCAGGCGCCTACGCATGAAACGCCCACGATACCCGAGAGCATTGCGGCCGACATCGCCGAACGCGCCGTTGAAGCGGCACCTGTCTACCAGGCATTCTCCCTGGCGGCGGCAAGAGAACGGCACAAATTTTCCGGAAGCGCCGTGAAACCGTTGCTGCCGTTGCCCGACGCGCAGGCGCAACTCCTTTTTCCGACCGATATTAAGGCCGGAATTGACGACCTTGTCACCTATGCTGGCGGATCTTCGAACGCGTTCGAGGTTATCGGACTGGATTGCGCGCGACTGGAAGGCCTTGGCGCCACCGACGCAGGGGAAGCTGCGCGCATCCTGGATCGCCCGTTGCTCTTGCCTGCGGGAGCGGAGGCGGCACAAAAAGCGGTTGCGAAGGGTCTTGGCCTCAAGCCCGCTCTCCTGCCGCCATTGTCGGCCGCGCCCGGCACGCAACGGATTGCGGAGTTGCGGCAGGAAGCCGTCGCGGCCGTTGAGGCGGCCGTCGCGGAAACCACGGACCACGTCTTGAAGGCGAACGCGAAAACACGGATCGGGCCATGTCCCGCCGATTTCGCTGTTGCCATGTCCTCGGTTGCCAAGGCACATCCGGATCTCTGCGTCCTGACGGATGGATCGGCAAGCTACACAGCCTCCCAATACGCCGCGGAACTGGTCCGCGTCGGAAACATTCTCCGGCAGACGGTAGGCGGTCGCGCACTTGAGCCGCGCTGGATCGTGATCTTTGCAACGCGCAGCGCGGAAACAGTCCTTGCGATGAGCGCGTGCCTGGCCGTCGGATTGCCCTTTCTTGAAATTCCGGTTTGGTACCGCGACGACCATGTCGAAGAAATCATCGACAAGTTGGATCCGGCGCTGGCGCTGTGCGATGCCGCCGCAACCCACAAGCTACGCGGACGCGTGCCAACCCTTGGCTTCGATGAACTCGCCTCCGCATCCGGAAGCGTCGATGGCCCGAAAGAATGGCCGTCACCGTCGCAGGGCGGACCAAAGGACCTGGCCCACGGCGTTTTGACCTCGGGCACCACATCAGTTTCAAAAATCGTGCGAATCCCGCAATCGCAAGTCTTTGATTCTCTTGATACGTTTGCGAAGTATATCGCGCCGGGCGATCGGCTGGGCCTGAACATGTGGTTGACGTGCTACGTCTTCTACCCGCCCCTCCTGGGCGCCACCAGCGTTGTGGTGCCCGACGCGGTGGTGCTGAACCCACACGCGTTCGTCGAGTTCGTTCAATCTGAACGCCTTACGCAACTCATGGTCACGCCAAGCCTGCTCGAGGCGCTGATCGGGCTCGGGCCCGCACTGACCGCGGGATTGTCGGAACTGCACACGCTTTGGATAAGCGGAGAGGCGATGCCAAGCCCGCTTTGGGATACTGCGGCCTCTCTCTTGCCGAACGTTCGGTTTCTCAATCTGTATGGAATCAACGAAACGGGCGACGTCGGCATCGCCTTTGATGCGAGCGGTCGGTTCGAGCTGTTCCCCGGGATCGAGGTCTATATCCTGGACGACGGCGTCAAGATGGTTCCCGACGGAGCCATCGGCGATATGCATATTGCCAGCCACGGCTTGAGCGACGGCTATGTCCGCGACGAAGAAGCAGCGCGCCGCAATTTCGTTCCAAATCCCTTCCGCGACAAGGGCTCGACGGAGCCACCGGTGCTCTACCGCGCCGGTGATCGAGTGCGGCGGGATCCATCGGGGCGCATTTCGTTTGCCGGGCGCGATACCGCGCATCTGAAGCTGCGCGGCTTCAAGATAGATCCCGGCCGGATCGAATCCGTGCTTTTGGGTCATCCCGACATCGAAGCCGCGGTCGTCAAGACCCGGGGCAGCAGTTCGAAAAAGGAACTGGTTGCCTACGTCGTTCCCGCCGGCAGAAAGGAACCGACCGGCAGAGAACTTCGCGCGTATTGTGTCAAGCACTTGCCATCCTATGCAGTGCCGAATGCCTTTTTCGCGATAGACGATATTCCCCTGGCGGGCAGCAAGAAGCGAGACGAAGGCGCCCTGGGTGAGAGGATCAAGGGACGAAAGCTTGCGGAAAACGAGGTGCATCTGCCGGAAACCCAGAAAACAGTCATCCAGGCGTTCTATGCCGTCCTCGGTTCCGACCTGCCGGCGCTTGGTGCCCAAGACAGCTTTTTCGACTTTGGGGGCAGTTTGCAACTATTGGAATTGCAACGCGAACTGAACCGCAGGGCGGGCGTGGACCTGAGCCTTGAGCACGTCTTCGAGGATCCGACGGTGGAAGCGCTCGCAAGGCATATCGATGCGCACAAGGCAGGGCATGCGCCCGTTTCAGCGGGAAATCGCTTCGATGCCGAGGCTGAAGCGGCGGATCTGCCCTTGCCGCCGCCGCGCGTCGCAAGGGCCGCGCGGCACATGGGCAAACAGGTCCTGTTGACAGGTGCAACTGGATTCGTGGGCAGATACGTCTTGGCCGAACTGGCGGAAGATCCGGAAGTATCCCGTGTTTTTTGTGTCGTGCGTGCCGACGACACCGAGTCTGCATACGAAAGAACAAGCCGCGCCGCGCCGCGCCGCGCCAAATCCGTTCAACCGGTGTGGGCAGCCTCCGGGGACAAGATTGTCGCGGTCGCGGGCGATATCACGCGGGCCAACCTGGGCCTGTCCGACGACGCCACGCGTGACCTTGAAGATCAAGTCGACACGGTGATCCACTGCGCTGCCGAGGTGAACTGGATCAAGCCCTACCAGAATCTCAAGAAGCCGAATGTGCTCGGCACAGCGAACGTTGCGGTTTTTGCGGCTCGGGCCGGTGCTTCGGTTACCATGCTATCGACCGTGCCGACCAATGGAGCGGCAAGCGGATACCATCACTCAAAACTCGTGTGCGAAGCCTATGCAAGACGGTGCGCCGAGGAAACCGGCTTGCCGATCCGGGTTATTCGCTGCGGCGATATCGCGGCACCGGCGGATGCAAGCCTTCGAACGGACGTCAACGAAGACGACTATATCGTGCTGCTGCTGCGTGCCGCGCTGGAACTCGGGGTCTGGCCCGGCGACGTGGACTGGGCGGTAAACCTCGCCCCGGTGGATGGTGCGGCGCGTGCCATCATCTCGACGGCAAAAAGCGACGGCCCGGGTGCGCGCACCTCCGTGCTGATCAATTCCGAGAGCCTTTCCTGGACAAGCATCTGTGCCTGGATCGCGGAGGATCGGCCGAGCGGTGCATTTCGCGAAACGACATTGATGTCGTTTCGCGACGCTCTGGAAGAGGCGTCTGCGTCGCCGGCGGTGCAACGCGCCACACTCGTTCTCCAGGGCTCTCTCGACGACCTGGAACACGGGCCCGACCGTGCGGGCCTGCCACTCGCCGCCGACGCAGCGATTCCGCGTATTAACCGCGACTACATTCTCCAATTGCTGACCGCACTAAAGACCGCAGAAACCGCTGACATGAGAGGATGATGTGAGCATTGCCAATACGTATTCCGTGCCACGAGCCGGCGCCAATCCGGAGCCACGCGAAACCACCCTGCCCCGTCTCAAGGCCATGGATATAGAGGTCGGGATCACGTATTGCGGCCTGTGCGCGAGCGACCTCCATCTCGCCGATGGCGATTTCGGCGACATGTCGGTGTTTCCGCAGGTGTGCGGTCATGAAATCGTCGGCACGGTTCGGGCCGTCGGATCGGACAAGACCGAACGGCGCGTCGGTGAGCGCGTTGGCATCGGCTGGCAGAAAGGTGCCTGTTTCAAGTGCGAGGCCTGTCTCGCGGGAGAGGAACAGCATTGCCCGGAAGCACGGCTGACCTGCTGCAGCGGAGAGGTCGGTGGCTTTGCGGATATCGTGCGATGTGACGCGCGCTTTTCCTATACCGTCCCCGAAGTGATTTCATCGGCCGAAGCAGCCCCGTTGTTGTGCGCCGGCCATACCACCTACACAGCACTCATGCGCCATGCTCGTCCCGCATCCAGGGTCGGCGTTCTCGGGATTGGGGGGCTGGGGCATCTGGCGGTGCAGTTCGCGGACAAGATGGGCTGCGACGTGACCGCCATCTCCGGGAGTCCGGCCAAGGCGGAAGAAGCCTATACGCATGGCGCGGACAGCTTCCTGGATGTCCAGGATGCGGTTCAACGGGCCAGGAGGACATCCAGCTTGGATTTCTTGCTTGTCACCACTCCGAGCATTGAAGACTGGGACGCGGTCTTTGGCCTGATGCGCCCGCACGGGGTCGTCTGTGTCGCGGGTATGACCGAGCCGGCAACCGTCGACATCGTCGCCATGATGGAGCGTACCCTCACCTTGACCACCGCCAATGCCGGATCCCGGAACGACATGCGCGACATGCTGGCGTTTTGTGCGCGAACCGGCGTGCGTCCCGTCATTGAGGAGATGCCCATGACCGACCTCGACGAAGCGTTCGAACGATTACGGTCCGGTGCCGTGCGATACCGGGCGGTCCTGACCATCTAGGCGACGAAAACGGCGACAACGGGATTCCGACAATGGCGATGAAACGCCCTGCAGACGACAAGCCTCCCTCCGAAGCATGCATCGGAGACAACGGCTGGCATGCTGTTCTTTCCGCTCCGGCGTCCTTCACCCGTCTCGAAGGATCG of Stappia sp. ES.058 contains these proteins:
- a CDS encoding cupin domain-containing protein produces the protein MADFTIFRSMDWSGLKHEYGLDGSRLRPWENYPMPFSGAWCVVRPGTVSDSHTQIDQEIFIAIKGSATLVVDDKSHEFGQGDIAAIPKHVDHYVENNTDEDFHFYVVWWDEPHAREYLEEMKKNPEACHA
- a CDS encoding SDR family oxidoreductase; its protein translation is MKLKNILVWSIPRSRSTAFERSVMQRHDLTVLHETLSAPYLELHSRRRAKKIATARQEQDLPSGEEDYVAALNALAVTSKGRVTLSKELICFFDTAQIEDAWLRHFAHVFLVRDPAAALRSLWRVSCAGPTTYYDPNEVDYARMRNVYSRVVDACGMNSAMVLEADDDLLADTENALRRFCEFAGLDFCPAMLEWKAEDVQPWNVWKGWHDDAAKSSGFQAPTHETPTIPESIAADIAERAVEAAPVYQAFSLAAARERHKFSGSAVKPLLPLPDAQAQLLFPTDIKAGIDDLVTYAGGSSNAFEVIGLDCARLEGLGATDAGEAARILDRPLLLPAGAEAAQKAVAKGLGLKPALLPPLSAAPGTQRIAELRQEAVAAVEAAVAETTDHVLKANAKTRIGPCPADFAVAMSSVAKAHPDLCVLTDGSASYTASQYAAELVRVGNILRQTVGGRALEPRWIVIFATRSAETVLAMSACLAVGLPFLEIPVWYRDDHVEEIIDKLDPALALCDAAATHKLRGRVPTLGFDELASASGSVDGPKEWPSPSQGGPKDLAHGVLTSGTTSVSKIVRIPQSQVFDSLDTFAKYIAPGDRLGLNMWLTCYVFYPPLLGATSVVVPDAVVLNPHAFVEFVQSERLTQLMVTPSLLEALIGLGPALTAGLSELHTLWISGEAMPSPLWDTAASLLPNVRFLNLYGINETGDVGIAFDASGRFELFPGIEVYILDDGVKMVPDGAIGDMHIASHGLSDGYVRDEEAARRNFVPNPFRDKGSTEPPVLYRAGDRVRRDPSGRISFAGRDTAHLKLRGFKIDPGRIESVLLGHPDIEAAVVKTRGSSSKKELVAYVVPAGRKEPTGRELRAYCVKHLPSYAVPNAFFAIDDIPLAGSKKRDEGALGERIKGRKLAENEVHLPETQKTVIQAFYAVLGSDLPALGAQDSFFDFGGSLQLLELQRELNRRAGVDLSLEHVFEDPTVEALARHIDAHKAGHAPVSAGNRFDAEAEAADLPLPPPRVARAARHMGKQVLLTGATGFVGRYVLAELAEDPEVSRVFCVVRADDTESAYERTSRAAPRRAKSVQPVWAASGDKIVAVAGDITRANLGLSDDATRDLEDQVDTVIHCAAEVNWIKPYQNLKKPNVLGTANVAVFAARAGASVTMLSTVPTNGAASGYHHSKLVCEAYARRCAEETGLPIRVIRCGDIAAPADASLRTDVNEDDYIVLLLRAALELGVWPGDVDWAVNLAPVDGAARAIISTAKSDGPGARTSVLINSESLSWTSICAWIAEDRPSGAFRETTLMSFRDALEEASASPAVQRATLVLQGSLDDLEHGPDRAGLPLAADAAIPRINRDYILQLLTALKTAETADMRG
- a CDS encoding SET domain-containing protein-lysine N-methyltransferase → MPGRVEMVVNRYCSYRSSPGRGVGVFARRQIEAGTVILQDLCRRIGSHDAQVVCATSLRNHLFADRDPLLKEQGERGLQLAFGASSIINHSNEENCRLDWKSGEPFPRVLAVTTRDIAADEEIYIKYADLESYQREDFV
- a CDS encoding NAD(P)-dependent alcohol dehydrogenase → MSIANTYSVPRAGANPEPRETTLPRLKAMDIEVGITYCGLCASDLHLADGDFGDMSVFPQVCGHEIVGTVRAVGSDKTERRVGERVGIGWQKGACFKCEACLAGEEQHCPEARLTCCSGEVGGFADIVRCDARFSYTVPEVISSAEAAPLLCAGHTTYTALMRHARPASRVGVLGIGGLGHLAVQFADKMGCDVTAISGSPAKAEEAYTHGADSFLDVQDAVQRARRTSSLDFLLVTTPSIEDWDAVFGLMRPHGVVCVAGMTEPATVDIVAMMERTLTLTTANAGSRNDMRDMLAFCARTGVRPVIEEMPMTDLDEAFERLRSGAVRYRAVLTI